A window of Variovorax paradoxus genomic DNA:
GCGGCCATCGTGACCTTCTGGAACCTGGGGCTGGCTTTCGCCATGGTTCTGGTGATCGCGGGCATCTCAAGCTACTTCGGCATCCGCCGGGTCCTGCGCATCGAGCCCTTCGACATCTTCAGGGGCTAGGGCCGGCAGGAACCGGGCGAATGCGGATGCACTCGCTCCGGCATTCATTCAGTCCCGCGCCCGAAGGCCCCCCGAGGCAGATGCTCCCGCCTCGCGGGTTGCCGTGTCGCATCGCGATCGGCGACACGCCGAAGGCGTGCCCTGCAAACAATGACAAACAGACAGGAGAAGAACGCACCGAGCGCGACGCCGAAGCCGATGTCCGCCGGGAAATGCAGGCCGACATAGATGCGCGCCCAGGCCGTGGCGACGGCAAGCAGACCGAGCAGCCAGCCGATGCGTCGAAGCGAGTCGCGGGCCATGAGGGAGAAGGCGATGAAGAACATGACGCTGGCGTGTGCGGACGGCATCGAACCATCGGCGCTGTGCAGGATGTAGCCCGGCGCCAGCCCCTGCACGAAAGGCCGTTGCACACCGATGCCCGCTGCGACGAGGTGCGAGATCACTGAAACCCCTACCGCAGTCGCCGCCACTGCGAGGATGTAGACCCGGTCCGACGACTTCGCGAATGCAGCCCAGCACAGCACGGCCGCGCACATGGTTCCCCCCCACTGGGCAATCAGGCAGCCCGCCAGAAGCATCCATGATCCCGGATCGTCGCCAGCGGCCATCCAGCGAAGGAGTTGAACGTTGATCTCATGCATGCGTCAGGTCCACAACGAAGATGCAGGGATGCAGCACTCCACGGCGAGCCATGACGAGCCTCCGGGACGGGCCGGAGCCCTTGAGAAGAAAGGCTACATTTCGCGGCTGCGGATCACCTGACTTCGGCATCAGGAATCCGGGAAATTTGTGAATGGGGTGTAAAGCCCGAAGAGACGGGCGGCCAAAGGGATCCCGGTGCCGGCCCGGCCTGAACGGCAATGCCGGCACGGGTGGCCAGGACGGCGAGCGACTTGATGCGGATCAAGCGCCGCGCGAAGCCGTATCGCAAGAATCGGCTCACGAACCACAACAAGCATCCGGCCCCGGACATGACCCCACTCCACCCGGCAACGCTGACGCGCGGCGCTCCGCAATGGCTTGCGAAATTCGAGGGCACGCACCCACGGAACATCGATCGGATTCCGAACGCCCCATGGCCTGCCTTCCTGGCCGGCCAGGCGGACAAGCCGGTCCGCGTGCTGCTGATCGACGAGGACGAAGGGTCCAGGCGCGCGGTCGTTCATGAACTGGTCTCGGACCCGCGTGTATGCGTCGTCGGCGAAGCCGGCAGCCTGCAGGAAGCCAGGCGCATGTTGTCGCAGCAGGAATTCGATGTGCTGATCCTCGACGTCCGGCTCGGCGGCGGCAAGGGGTTCGACCTGATCGGGACGGCCAAGGCCCATTGCAGCCGGGCCGAGGTCATCGTGCACTCCACGCTGGCCGACGAGGCCCATGTGCGCCGGGCCTTCGCGGCGGGCGCGTCGGGCGCGTCGGGCTATCTCGTCAAGAACTCCTGGTTTCAGGATTTCAGTCAATCCGTGCTGCAGGTCGTCAACGGCGGGGCGGCGGTCTCGCCCGACGTGGTACGGCACCTGCTCGTCCGGTGGGGCGCTTTCGCGCCCGCGCGGTCTTGCGACGATGCCGCTGCCCGCAAGATGCTCTCGGCCAGGGAGCGCGAGGTGCTGCGACTCGTGGCCGAGGGCAAGGTCACGCAGGAGATCGCTTGTCTCCTGTCGATCAGCGGACGCACGGTCTGCGCGCACATGAAGAGCATCCTGCACAAGCTGCAGGTGCGTACACGCGCGCATGCCGTGATCGCGGCCGTCGACCAGCGGCTGCTGTAGCTGGCGTCAATGCGCCATCAGCAACGGAACAGCCGCCTGCGCCAGCACTTCGCGGGTCACGCCGCCCAGCAGTTGCTCCCGTGCCCGGGCATGGCCATAGCCGCCCATCACGAGCAGGTCGCTGCCGAGCGCATCGGCGCGATCCATCAGCGCATCGGAGATGCGCAGCGACGTCGCGAGGCGCTCGACGCTGGCCTGAATGCCGTGCCGCAGCAGCCAGCCGCTCAGATCCTCGGGATCCGGTGCACGCCACGAGTTCGCAGC
This region includes:
- a CDS encoding phosphatase PAP2 family protein codes for the protein MHEINVQLLRWMAAGDDPGSWMLLAGCLIAQWGGTMCAAVLCWAAFAKSSDRVYILAVAATAVGVSVISHLVAAGIGVQRPFVQGLAPGYILHSADGSMPSAHASVMFFIAFSLMARDSLRRIGWLLGLLAVATAWARIYVGLHFPADIGFGVALGAFFSCLFVIVCRARLRRVADRDATRQPARREHLPRGAFGRGTE
- a CDS encoding response regulator transcription factor, with translation MRIKRRAKPYRKNRLTNHNKHPAPDMTPLHPATLTRGAPQWLAKFEGTHPRNIDRIPNAPWPAFLAGQADKPVRVLLIDEDEGSRRAVVHELVSDPRVCVVGEAGSLQEARRMLSQQEFDVLILDVRLGGGKGFDLIGTAKAHCSRAEVIVHSTLADEAHVRRAFAAGASGASGYLVKNSWFQDFSQSVLQVVNGGAAVSPDVVRHLLVRWGAFAPARSCDDAAARKMLSAREREVLRLVAEGKVTQEIACLLSISGRTVCAHMKSILHKLQVRTRAHAVIAAVDQRLL